The stretch of DNA TCCTCGTCGAATCCGCTCTGGTCTGGGGTTTTACGGCCGGAGTGATCGACAGAATCCTGCACTTCGCAGGCTGGGAGCGCCCCTGGGACCGCACCAAGCAGGTGCCGCTCGACTGGCGCGCATGACAAGGTTGCGGGGACGTGGCGACCGCGATGCGAGGCGAGGATTGAATCGGTGAACGTGCTGGACATCCTTTTGGTGGTCGCCGCCGTGTGGTTCGCGGTCGTCGGTTATCGCCAGGGATTCGTCGTCGGCATCCTGTCGGTGATCGGTTTCCTGGGCGGCGGACTCGTCGCGGTGTACCTGCTGCCCGTCATCTGGGCCGCCCTCACGGACGACGAGGGAGCGGTGAGCACGACGGCCGCCGTCGTCGCCGTGGTCATCGTGATCGTCTGTGCCTCCATCGGCCAGGCCTTCACCACCCACTTGGGCAACAAGCTCCGCCGGTACATCACTTGGCAGCCCGCCCGCGCCTTGGACGCCACGGGCGGCGCGCTGGTCAACGTACTGGCGATGCTCCTCGTCGCCTGGCTGATCGGCTCCGCCCTCGCGGGTACGACGCTGCCGACGGTCGGCAAGGAAGTACGCAACTCCAAGATCCTGCTCGGCGTCTCGCGCACGCTGCCCGACCAGGCCGACACCTGGTTCGCGGACTTCTCCTCGGTCCTTGCGCGCAACGGCTTCCCGCAGGTCTTCAGCCCGTTCTCGAACGAGCCCATCACCGAGGTCCAGGCCCCCGACCCCAGGCTCGCCAAGAGCGAGGTCGCCACGAAGGCCAGGCGCTCCATCGTGAAGGTGCAGGGCGAGGCCCGCGGCTGCGGCAAGGTCCTCGAAGGCACCGGCTTCGTCTTCTCCGAGCGCCGCGTGATGACCAACGCGCACGTGGTCG from Streptomyces sp. BA2 encodes:
- a CDS encoding MarP family serine protease; amino-acid sequence: MNVLDILLVVAAVWFAVVGYRQGFVVGILSVIGFLGGGLVAVYLLPVIWAALTDDEGAVSTTAAVVAVVIVIVCASIGQAFTTHLGNKLRRYITWQPARALDATGGALVNVLAMLLVAWLIGSALAGTTLPTVGKEVRNSKILLGVSRTLPDQADTWFADFSSVLARNGFPQVFSPFSNEPITEVQAPDPRLAKSEVATKARRSIVKVQGEARGCGKVLEGTGFVFSERRVMTNAHVVGGVDDPTVQIGGDGRTYDAKVVLYDWERDIAVLDVPTLQAPALQFTSKDAVSGDNAIVAGFPENGPYDVRPARVRGRITANGPDIYHRGTVRRDVYSLYATVRQGNSGGPLLTPEGKVYGVVFAKSLDDPDTGYALTVDEVREDIEEGRTANQEVDSEACAL